The Actinomadura sp. WMMB 499 genome includes a window with the following:
- a CDS encoding helix-turn-helix transcriptional regulator, with translation MEFLEIQPTDGSAMHINESPEPRSSMWAWIAYQLRFQRMQRGMSGHALAKLLNCARSSISRLENGEAKLTDAQAGTLDKEWNTGDLFRTMVWYARLGHDANWFKTFTDSEGRASVLKIYSGQLIPALLQTPEYARALLVEGREPGIDALVEARMARQKILTKNAPADLWVLLAETALPCLVGGKAVMREQLARLVELSQLPNVTLRIVPNTAGANAGLDGPFKIIKVKEGLVGYVEAPTGGRLVADASEVDGLVDRFDRIGAVALPVDSSRSLIEQLRETM, from the coding sequence GTGGAATTCCTGGAAATTCAGCCGACGGACGGAAGTGCCATGCACATCAACGAGTCCCCCGAGCCTCGATCGTCGATGTGGGCCTGGATCGCCTACCAACTGCGGTTCCAGCGGATGCAGCGCGGCATGTCGGGCCACGCCCTGGCCAAGCTCCTCAACTGCGCCCGTTCCTCGATTTCCAGACTGGAGAACGGCGAGGCCAAGCTGACCGACGCCCAGGCCGGCACCCTGGACAAGGAGTGGAACACCGGGGACCTGTTCAGGACCATGGTCTGGTACGCCCGGCTCGGGCACGACGCGAACTGGTTCAAGACCTTCACCGACTCGGAGGGGCGCGCGTCCGTTCTGAAGATCTACAGCGGCCAGCTGATCCCCGCGTTGCTGCAGACGCCCGAGTACGCGCGGGCTCTCCTGGTCGAGGGACGTGAACCGGGGATCGACGCTCTGGTCGAGGCGCGCATGGCTCGACAGAAGATCCTGACCAAGAATGCTCCCGCCGACCTCTGGGTGCTGCTGGCCGAGACGGCGCTGCCCTGTCTGGTGGGAGGGAAGGCGGTCATGCGCGAACAGCTCGCCAGGCTCGTCGAACTGTCTCAGCTGCCCAACGTGACCTTGCGGATCGTCCCCAACACCGCGGGCGCGAACGCGGGCCTCGACGGGCCGTTCAAAATCATCAAGGTCAAGGAGGGGTTGGTCGGCTACGTGGAGGCTCCCACCGGCGGACGGCTCGTCGCGGACGCCTCGGAAGTCGACGGGCTGGTGGACAGGTTCGACCGCATTGGGGCGGTTGCTCTCCCCGTAGACTCCAGTCGGAGCCTGATCGAGCAACTCAGGGAGACCATGTGA
- a CDS encoding DUF397 domain-containing protein → MTSPQWRKSSRSSDGTSGQCVEVARLDSVIGFRDSKAAGDGHLALSAKVFAGLVASVKRNELDLR, encoded by the coding sequence GTGACTTCCCCCCAATGGCGCAAGAGCAGCCGGTCCAGCGATGGAACCAGCGGCCAGTGCGTCGAGGTCGCCCGCCTCGACAGCGTCATCGGATTTCGGGACAGCAAGGCCGCGGGAGACGGCCACCTGGCGCTCTCTGCGAAGGTCTTTGCTGGCCTGGTCGCCAGCGTGAAGCGGAACGAGTTGGACCTTAGGTGA
- a CDS encoding PP2C family protein-serine/threonine phosphatase, whose protein sequence is MAEAEGARTPGLHAAVPDLEDLRGAAHDRAVMAEARVVLARRLGVPPGEALQHLIWLARDLDMELAEAAALVVKDVGAGSAEAVAAARRAPRAEVSTTRRVVVSEAEDVLARVTAEDTGGDQEILAGLPDDVVARGILDGALDSAAHLVPVRGPEGKVADFLYAALNGRAKDLFGRGAEELTGLRLLRTDPGAALTGLFEEYVEVLGGGETLDRESIMYTTAQSGLSRTSRMSVRCVRVPTGVCVVWRYHSREDRLARRMERVERLAQLGFGEWDLVTGEAEWTPQMLVNYGLAPEEIPPMPHDLPKAVADDDLPLVEEALQTLFSRREPVEAEHRVIGEDGRPRHLWLFAEPVLDDAGLPVSVNIVSQDITRRRGVERALADTRRQMLKQQARTAQERRVAVTLRRAILPDEGEVERLPGVRIALRSLAAESAARIGGDWFATRGLPDGRGLFAIGDAAGHGLPAAAAMARTRNGLLGLAFTGEPAGRLVGWLNELVGTMDPPATGTAIVGHFDPSRGVMEWTCAGHPPPILVREGRAAPLEVVRDPMLGAMPGWEYTTINTPLVRGDMVFLYTDGLVERRDADLDERIARLTTILEEGSGRPEVALDEVLARMEHDRAADDTTLFALRVE, encoded by the coding sequence TTGGCCGAAGCGGAGGGGGCCCGCACGCCGGGGCTGCACGCGGCGGTGCCCGACCTTGAGGACCTGCGAGGGGCCGCGCACGACCGCGCGGTCATGGCGGAGGCGCGGGTGGTGCTGGCGCGGCGGCTCGGGGTGCCGCCCGGGGAGGCGCTGCAGCACCTGATCTGGCTCGCGCGGGACCTGGACATGGAGCTCGCGGAGGCGGCGGCGCTGGTGGTCAAGGACGTCGGCGCCGGATCGGCGGAGGCGGTGGCCGCGGCGCGGCGGGCGCCGCGGGCGGAGGTGTCGACGACACGGCGGGTCGTGGTGTCGGAGGCCGAGGACGTGCTGGCGCGGGTGACCGCGGAGGACACCGGGGGCGACCAGGAGATCTTGGCGGGGTTGCCGGACGATGTGGTGGCTCGGGGAATCCTGGACGGGGCGCTGGACTCGGCGGCGCACCTGGTGCCGGTGCGGGGACCGGAGGGGAAGGTCGCGGACTTCCTGTACGCGGCGCTGAACGGGCGGGCGAAGGATCTCTTCGGCAGGGGGGCCGAGGAGCTCACGGGGCTTCGGCTGTTGCGGACGGACCCGGGTGCCGCTCTGACCGGGCTGTTCGAGGAGTACGTGGAGGTGCTCGGCGGCGGGGAGACGCTGGATCGCGAGTCGATCATGTACACGACGGCGCAGAGCGGGCTGTCGCGGACGTCGCGGATGAGCGTGCGGTGCGTGCGGGTGCCGACCGGGGTGTGCGTGGTCTGGCGCTACCACAGCAGGGAGGATCGGCTCGCGCGGCGGATGGAGCGGGTGGAGCGCCTCGCCCAGCTGGGGTTCGGCGAGTGGGATCTGGTGACGGGTGAGGCGGAGTGGACGCCGCAGATGCTCGTGAACTACGGGCTGGCCCCGGAAGAGATCCCGCCGATGCCGCACGATCTGCCGAAGGCGGTGGCGGACGACGACCTTCCGCTGGTGGAGGAGGCGCTGCAGACGCTGTTCTCGCGGCGGGAGCCGGTGGAGGCCGAGCACCGGGTGATCGGCGAGGACGGGCGGCCGCGGCATCTGTGGCTGTTCGCGGAGCCGGTGCTGGACGACGCGGGCCTGCCGGTGTCGGTCAACATCGTGTCGCAGGACATCACGCGGCGGCGGGGCGTGGAGCGGGCGCTGGCCGACACCCGGCGGCAGATGCTCAAGCAGCAGGCGCGGACGGCGCAGGAGCGGCGGGTCGCGGTGACGCTGCGGCGCGCGATCCTGCCGGACGAGGGCGAGGTGGAGCGGCTGCCGGGGGTGCGGATCGCGCTGCGCAGCCTGGCGGCGGAGAGCGCGGCCAGGATCGGCGGCGACTGGTTCGCCACGCGGGGGCTGCCGGACGGACGCGGCCTGTTCGCGATCGGGGACGCGGCGGGGCACGGGCTCCCCGCGGCGGCGGCGATGGCGCGGACCCGCAACGGGCTGCTGGGGCTGGCGTTCACGGGCGAGCCGGCGGGACGGCTGGTGGGCTGGCTGAACGAGCTGGTCGGGACGATGGACCCGCCCGCGACGGGCACCGCGATCGTGGGGCACTTCGATCCGAGCCGGGGCGTCATGGAGTGGACGTGCGCGGGGCATCCGCCGCCGATCCTCGTGCGGGAGGGACGGGCCGCGCCGCTGGAGGTCGTACGGGATCCGATGCTCGGCGCCATGCCGGGTTGGGAGTACACGACGATCAACACGCCGCTGGTGCGGGGCGACATGGTCTTCCTGTACACCGACGGGCTGGTGGAGCGCCGGGACGCGGATCTGGACGAGCGCATCGCGCGGCTCACCACGATCCTGGAGGAGGGGTCGGGGCGTCCTGAGGTCGCTCTGGACGAGGTTCTGGCGCGGATGGAGCACGACCGGGCGGCCGACGACACGACCCTGTTCGCGCTGCGGGTCGAGTGA
- a CDS encoding CHAP domain-containing protein produces MKRFNPQTAVKRLAPELAIKRMTSEDRAVGVAVGAVLAGAVGLTVFNPVAGASASTEATAANAQKAAAVSHTSEKAATVEKAEKAAGSGATMSLARAKAHGWKVAPRAVEVSEVIDLAKEQVGIEEEGPGDMTKFHDWWVSTPTAKTLASDGGFSVDAYKGAAWCDMFVSWLGAQTGVKGMNWDAYTVTHANWFKDQDRWGQKAKPGAIVFFDWGAGSDGDIGDIDHVGIVEKDNGDGTVSTIEGNSNNAVEEKTRDKGQIVGYGYPEYA; encoded by the coding sequence GTGAAGCGCTTCAACCCCCAGACCGCCGTGAAGCGGCTGGCTCCGGAACTCGCGATCAAGCGCATGACCTCCGAAGACCGGGCCGTCGGCGTCGCCGTCGGCGCGGTGCTGGCCGGCGCCGTGGGCCTGACGGTCTTCAACCCGGTCGCCGGTGCGAGCGCGTCCACCGAGGCCACGGCCGCGAACGCGCAGAAGGCCGCCGCGGTGTCGCACACCTCCGAGAAGGCCGCGACGGTCGAGAAGGCGGAGAAGGCCGCCGGGTCCGGGGCGACGATGAGCCTCGCCAGGGCCAAGGCGCACGGGTGGAAGGTCGCGCCCCGCGCCGTCGAGGTGTCCGAGGTGATCGACCTGGCCAAGGAGCAGGTCGGCATCGAGGAAGAGGGCCCGGGCGACATGACCAAGTTCCACGACTGGTGGGTCTCGACCCCGACCGCGAAGACGCTGGCCAGTGATGGCGGCTTCTCGGTGGACGCCTACAAGGGCGCCGCGTGGTGCGACATGTTCGTGTCCTGGCTCGGCGCGCAGACCGGCGTCAAGGGCATGAACTGGGACGCCTACACCGTCACGCACGCCAATTGGTTCAAGGACCAGGACCGCTGGGGCCAGAAGGCCAAGCCCGGCGCGATCGTGTTCTTCGACTGGGGCGCCGGCTCGGACGGTGACATCGGCGACATCGACCACGTCGGCATCGTCGAGAAGGACAACGGCGACGGCACCGTCAGCACCATCGAGGGCAACAGCAACAACGCCGTCGAGGAGAAGACCCGCGACAAGGGCCAGATCGTCGGCTACGGCTACCCCGAGTACGCCTGA